In the genome of Quercus robur chromosome 3, dhQueRobu3.1, whole genome shotgun sequence, one region contains:
- the LOC126717224 gene encoding bifunctional 3-dehydroquinate dehydratase/shikimate dehydrogenase, chloroplastic-like — protein MTLSSIPLATSDLQISGGIRRSSTQICAPVMAETVDQMLLLMRKAKELGADLVEVRVDFLKNFNPRQDLEILIKQSPLPTLITYRPIWEGGQYDGDESQRQNALRLAVELGADYVDVELKVAHDFYNAIQGKKPEKVKIIVSSHNYQNTPSVEEIGDLVAKILSTGADIVKVATTALDIIDSARVFQVLVHSQVPMIGIVMGEKGFISRILSAKFGGFLTFGSIEVGVVSAPGQPSVTDLLDLYNFRQIGPDTKVHGVIGNPIGHSKSPHLYNGAFKSVSFNGIYLPLLVDNVANFLNTYSSPDFVGYSYTIPHKEAGFNCCDEIDPIAKEIGAISCMIRRPDGKLKGYNVDYLGAIAAIEEGLRASNGASNGSGSPLAGKLFVVMGAGGAGKALAFGGKEKGARVVVANRSYDKAKQLASKVGGEAISLAELENFHPEEGMILANTTSVGMKPKIENTPLPKHALKHYSLVFDAIYTPKLTRLLREAEESGATIVYGTEMFINQAFVQFEKFTGLPAPKQLIRDTLARNT, from the exons ATGACTCTCAGCAGCATTCCG TTGGCTACCTCGGATCTTCAAATTTCAGGTGGAATTCGAAGGAGTTCCACTCAAATATGTGCGCCCGTAATGGCGGAAACGGTTGATCAGATGCTGCTTCTGATGCGGAAGGCGAAGGAACTTGGTGCTGACCTTGTTGAGGTTCGAGTTGACTTCTTGAAGAATTTCAATCCAAGACAGGATCTTGAAATCTTGATCAAGCAATCTCCTTTGCCCACTCTTATCACTTACAG ACCAATATGGGAAGGTGGTCAGTATGATGGTGATGAAAGCCAGCGACAAAATGCATTACGTCTAGCCGTGGAGTTGGGAGCTGATTATGTTGATGTTGAGCTTAAG GTAGCTCATGATTTCTACAATGCCATTCAAGGAAAGAAACCTGAAAAGgtcaaaattattgtttcttcACACAACTATCAAAACACTCCATCTGTTGAAGAAATTGGCGATCTTGTGGCAAAAATACTATCTACTGGAGCTGACATAGTGAAGGTTGCAACAACTGCCTTGGACATCATAGACTCTGCACGTGTCTTTCAAGTTCTTGTGCATTCTCAA GTCCCAATGATCGGAATCGTCATGGGTGAGAAgggttttatttcaagaataCTTAGTGCAAAATTTGGTGGTTTTCTCACTTTTGGTTCTATTGAGGTGGGAGTGGTATCAGCTCCTGGGCAACCAAGTGTAACAGATTTGTTGGATTTATACAATTTCAGACAGATAGGGCCCGATACCAAAGTACATGGTGTTATTGGGAATCCTATTGGTCACAGCAAAAGTCCTCATCTGTACAATGGAGCATTCAAGTCAGTAAGCTTTAATGGAATTTATTTGCCTCTGTTGGTTGATAATGTTGCAAACTTTCTCAACACCTACTCATCTCCTGATTTTGTTGGATACAG TTATACAATTCCCCACAAGGAGGCTGGATTTAATTGCTGTGACGAGATAGATCCAATTGCCAAG GAAATAGGAGCTATTAGTTGCATGATCAGGAGACCTGATGGGAAGTTAAAGGGCTACAATGTTGACTATCTTGGAGCCATTGCAGCTATCGAGGAAGGACTTCGAG CATCAAATGGTGCAAGCAATGGATCTGGTTCCCCATTGGCTGGTAAACTGTTTGTTGTCATGGGAGCTGGTGGTGCTGGAAAGGCACTTGCTTTTGGTGGAAAAGAAAAGGGAGCAAGAGTCGTAGTTGCCAATCGCTCATATG ACAAAGCCAAACAACTTGCCAGTAAAGTTGGAGGAGAAGCTATAAGTCTCgctgaattagaaaatttccATCCAGAGGAGGGGATGATTCTTGCAAATACTACATCTGTTGGAATGAAACCAAAAATTGAGAACACACCATTACCCAAG CATGCTTTGAAGCACtattctttggtttttgatGCCATCTACACACCGAAACTAACCAGACTCTTAAGAGAAGCTGAAGAGTCTGGAGCCACTATTGTTTATGGGACAGAAATGTTCATTAACCAAGCATTTGTACAATTTGAAAAGTTCACTGGTTTGCCAG CACCAAAGCAACTTATTAGAGATACGTTGGCAAGAAATACATAA
- the LOC126720043 gene encoding uncharacterized protein LOC126720043 isoform X2: MERMRSCLCLVVIIMLLFLRSEARPLNPNMKDKKNHQSLFRLEARPLNPNMKDRKNRSLSSSSLLAMIKDRYVPKREIPGGPRFLGEVVPLNRGPVAPSAPNPITHGANP, encoded by the exons atggaaaggaTGAGATCTTGCTTGTGCCTTGTAGTCATCAtaatgcttttgtttttaagaTCTGAAGCTCGCCCTCTTAATCCAAACATGAAGGACAAGAAGAATCACCAATCCTTATTCAG ACTTGAAGCTCGCCCTCTTAATCCAAACATGAAGGACAGGAAGAACAGATCCTTATCCAGCTCATCATTGTTAGCAATGATCAAAGATCGGTATGTCCCCAAACGAGAGATTCCAGGAGGTCCAAGGTTCCTTGGTGAAGTTGTTCCACTTAATAGAGGTCCTGTCGCACCTTCTGCCCCTAATCCAATCACCCATGGTGCCAATCCCTGA
- the LOC126720043 gene encoding uncharacterized protein LOC126720043 isoform X1, translating to MERMRSCLCLVVIIMLLFLRSEARPLNPNMKDKKNHQSLFRLEARPLNPNMKDRKNRSLSSSSLLAMIKDRYVPKREIPGGPRFLGEVVPLNRGPVPPSSPNPITHDAIANP from the exons atggaaaggaTGAGATCTTGCTTGTGCCTTGTAGTCATCAtaatgcttttgtttttaagaTCTGAAGCTCGCCCTCTTAATCCAAACATGAAGGACAAGAAGAATCACCAATCCTTATTCAG ACTTGAAGCTCGCCCTCTTAATCCAAACATGAAGGACAGGAAGAACAGATCCTTATCCAGCTCATCATTGTTAGCAATGATCAAAGATCGGTATGTCCCCAAACGAGAGATTCCAGGAGGTCCAAGGTTCCTTGGTGAAGTTGTTCCACTTAATAGAG GTCCCGTCCCACCTTCTTCCCCTAATCCAATCACCCATGATGCCATTGCCAACCCCTAA
- the LOC126717223 gene encoding uncharacterized protein LOC126717223, translating to MECNKEEAIRARGIAEKKMHENDFVGARKIAMKAQQLFPGLENMSQLLAVCEVHCSALIKVSKSDLDWYGILQIEQSADEGTIKKQYRKLALLLHPDKNKLAGAEAAFKLVGEAHRVLSDQAKRTSFDKNYASSARTAESRPPPHQSNSNLFVNRQSWADNNLHKPPHPPYTNLNPIHQAPLFQTFWTCCPHCSTRFQYYKGSENKLLRCQTCSKAFIAQDVGTQYVPVRTPWGQFPNQKVASNQGPSKVTLKCNGGNVSNVRFPDRSAGLDPKSKAGNTAEVRGGSKAEVKADGHVGKKGVEMTKSNTAKAQKPGSSKNVSRKRGRKSAVESSESNETGGSDDNEKDVGIHQNGGNPSGQNSGNHRRSSRQRQKENISHQKNLNDDDDDFVSPPKQNCKSSRKSVKQKASATEESLPNKKCKMGECDVKTEEEGMPDQDDRKSEVDDRSGLNSNVASDDVAIQVPDQEFSDFEKGKEENCFAVNQMWAIYDTLDGMPRFYARVKKVFSPGFKLQITWLEANPDDQDEIDWCDGELPVACGKFKLGNTEEAVERLMFSHQMHCIKGSCRGSYLIYPRKGETWALFKNWDIRWSSDPEKNTPFKFEFVEVLSDFVDGFGIYVAYLGKVKGFVSLFQQTKQHGITSFQVPPKELYRFSHRIPSFRMTGGEKEGVPKGCFELDPAALPTDFNLYDDPNVVKMENGRMDAEVSNLCCKSSENKMEHVMGSDTSMKHEGDDQGRETTMHERFPRQSNGTHTNNVQVDASKCKTKEDDSKENCDLTQPKGTATSHQADKKINTPKKHEKKKDIEQVSLNPRRSPRDLSKKNGLINGLSTNEGTVKHSDANIGENCGSFTKSKGGASCQSDEKMQLPVKDHSSSSLTKSPGECYDFYGEKSEEKFQLDQIWAIYVDKDGMPKNYAQVKKIESTPNFRLHVALLKPCSPPKDTNQSVCCGMFEVKNGRTKVLTRIEFSHRLTVERVGKYRYKIYPRRGEVWALYKNLNLEVTSSDIWKGECDIVEVLEVNDNSTEVVVLSPLSGFTSVYRSPRIQRSKSGVIVIPRDEIARFSHQIPAFQHSGEKDILLRGCWELDPKAVPGLVICLD from the coding sequence ATGGAATGCAACAAAGAGGAGGCCATCAGGGCTAGGGGGATTGCAGAGAAGAAGATGCATGAAAACGATTTTGTAGGGGCAAGGAAGATTGCGATGAAGGCTCAGCAGCTGTTTCCTGGGCTTGAGAACATGTCTCAATTGCTTGCAGTCTGTGAGGTTCATTGCTCTGCATTGATAAAGGTTAGCAAGTCAGATTTGGACTGGTATGGAATTCTTCAGATTGAACAATCAGCTGATGAGGGGACCATCAAGAAACAGTACAGAAAGCTAGCACTGTTACTTCATCCTGATAAAAATAAGCTTGCTGGTGCAGAGGCCGCATTCAAGCTAGTTGGGGAAGCACATAGGGTCCTCTCCGACCAGGCAAAGCGTACTTCATTTGATAAGAATTATGCATCTTCAGCGAGGACTGCCGAATCAAGGCCACCACCCCATCAGTCAAATAGCAATTTGTTTGTCAACAGACAGTCATGGGCTGACAATAATCTCCATAAACCTCCTCATCCGCCTTACACTAATTTGAATCCTATTCACCAGGCACCCCTATTCCAGACATTCTGGACATGTTGCCCCCACTGCAGTACTAGGTTTCAATACTACAAAGGTTCTGAGAATAAACTCTTGCGATGTCAGACTTGCTCCAAAGCCTTCATTGCCCAGGATGTGGGTACTCAATATGTTCCAGTAAGAACTCCCTGGGGTCAGTTTCCCAATCAAAAAGTAGCTTCAAATCAGGGGCCCTCAAAAGTAACCTTAAAATGCAATGGTGGAAATGTTTCCAATGTGAGATTTCCGGATAGATCTGCTGGGTTAGATCCAAAGTCAAAGGCAGGAAACACTGCTGAGGTTCGTGGGGGTTCTAAAGCAGAAGTGAAAGCAGATGGGCATGTGGGGAAGAAAGGTGTTGAGATGACCAAGTCTAACACAGCAAAGGCTCAGAAACCAGGATCATCGAAAAATGTGAGCAGGAAGAGAGGGAGGAAGTCAGCTGTGGAATCCAGTGAAAGTAATGAGACTGGAGGTAGTGACGACAATGAAAAAGATGTGGGTATTCACCAAAATGGTGGTAATCCTTCTGGACAGAATTCTGGGAACCATAGGAGATCTTCAAGGCAAAggcaaaaggaaaatatttctcACCAGAAGAATctaaatgatgatgatgatgattttgtGAGTCCTCCAAAGCAGAATTGCAAATCATCCAGGAAAAGTGTGAAGCAAAAAGCAAGTGCCACTGAAGAGAGTTTGCCAAACAAAAAGTGCAAAATGGGAGAATGTGATGTAAAGACAGAGGAAGAGGGTATGCCAGATCAGGATGACAGAAAGTCTGAAGTTGATGATAGATCTGGATTGAATTCTAATGTTGCATCAGATGATGTTGCTATTCAAGTTCCTGATCAAGAGTTTAGTGATTTTGAGAAGGGTAAGGAAGAAAACTGCTTTGCTGTTAATCAAATGTGGGCTATATATGATACATTAGATGGTATGCCAAGATTTTATGCCCGTGTCAAGAAAGTGTTCTCCCCTGGTTTTAAGCTGCAGATCACTTGGTTGGAGGCCAATCCAGATGACCAAGATGAGATTGATTGGTGTGATGGAGAATTGCCTGTTGCTTGTGGTAAGTTCAAACTTGGTAACACTGAAGAAGCCGTTGAGCGTCTTATGTTCTCTCATCAGATGCATTGCATAAAAGGCAGTTGTAGAGGTTCATACTTGATATATCCTAGAAAGGGAGAAACTTGGGCTCTTTTCAAAAATTGGGATATTAGATGGAGTTCTGACCCAGAAAAGAATACGccattcaaatttgaatttgtggAAGTCCTTTCAGACTTTGTTGATGGTTTTGGCATTTACGTGGCATATTTGGGCAAAGTGAAGGGGTTTGTTAGCCTTTTCCAGCAAACTAAGCAGCATGGAATTACCTCTTTTCAAGTACCACCTAAGGAGCTGTATAGATTTTCACATCGAATTCCATCATTCAGAATGACTGGTGGGGAAAAAGAAGGTGTTCCCAAAGGATGTTTTGAACTCGATCCTGCTGCTCTGCCCACTGATTTCAATTTGTATGATGATCCCAATGTTGTGAAGATGGAAAATGGACGCATGGATGCTGAAGTCAGTAATTTGTGTTGTAAATCCTCAGAAAATAAAATGGAACATGTTATGGGTTCTGACACATCGATGAAGCATGAAGGGGATGACCAAGGGAGAGAGACCACAATGCATGAAAGATTTCCAAGACAATCAAATGGAACACATACAAATAATGTTCAAGTAGATGCAAGCAAATGTAAAACCAAAGAGGATGATAGTAAAGAAAATTGTGACCTCACTCAGCCCAAAGGAACTGCTACTTCACATCAGGCTGATAAGAAGATCAACACCCCAAAGAAGcatgagaagaagaaagatattGAACAAGTGTCCTTAAATCCTAGAAGATCGCCAAGGGACTTAAGCAAGAAAAATGGTCTGATAAATGGACTCTCTACGAATGAGGGAACTGTTAAGCATTCAGATGCCAACATAGGCGAAAACTGTGGCAGCTTCACTAAGTCCAAAGGTGGTGCTTCTTGTCAGTCTGATGAGAAAATGCAGTTGCCTGTGAAGGACCATTCTTCCAGTAGTTTGACAAAAAGCCCCGGTGAGTGCTATGACTTTTATGGAGAAAAATCAGAAGAGAAGTTTCAGCTTGATCAGATATGGGCTATATATGTTGATAAGGATGGGATGCCTAAGAACTATGCTCAAGTTAAGAAGATTGAATCCACACCTAACTTTAGATTGCATGTGGCATTGCTTAAACCCTGCTCACCGCCAAAAGACACTAATCAGTCAGTTTGTTGTGGCATGTTTGAGGTAAAAAATGGTAGGACTAAGGTCCTTACCCGCATAGAGTTTTCTCATCGTTTAACAGTTGAACGTGTTGGTAAGTATAGATACAAAATTTACCCTAGAAGAGGTGAGGTTTGGGCGTTATACAAGAACCTGAACTTAGAGGTGACAAGTTCTGACATTTGGAAGGGAGAATGTGACATAGTGGAAGTACTAGAAGTCAATGACAACAGCACAGaagttgtggttttgtcacctCTTAGTGGGTTTACATCTGTTTACAGGTCTCCAAGAATCCAGAGGTCAAAATCTGGTGTCATTGTTATACCGCGGGATGAGATTGCCAGATTCTCTCATCAGATTCCTGCTTTCCAGCACTCGGGGGAAAAAGATATTCTCCTGAGAGGCTGTTGGGAGCTTGATCCCAAAGCAGTTCCTGGTCTTGTAATTTGTTTAGACTGA